The Drosophila simulans strain w501 chromosome 3R, Prin_Dsim_3.1, whole genome shotgun sequence genome contains the following window.
AGTATCATTTGATTTAAGGAGGTCAGTATGTGATTAATAGCTAGGTATTACCAATTTCATAAGAGATCCACATTCTAACATACACTACGTCCACCCACTCTTTAGCCAATTTAGTAAAATTAACTTAACAATAACGAATAAAGACAAATGCCTCTCGGGTAAAATCATATTCTtcattttatgtatattttatatacacaaCAGTTTATCatacataattttattataaaataaaataataataattgcattacaaattaataaagcAAAGATACAAGGTAAAGTACATCGCGCATCGAAATTATAATTCAATGAAAATGTACTTAGTGAGTTGAATAATACATTGGAATTCTACTTCTGTAATTTAATCGAAATCATAacttttaataaaagaaaatcacAATGTCTTTCGTTGGAGAAGTTAACAAAATGTATTCAAGAgcaatgcaaaaaattaagGAAACACAAAACCTTTCTGAAGTATCACAACCTTTCAAACAAGGATTAACAATTGAGAGCTGCTTGGGCTAACAAATCGAATTTTGACAATTGATTTATGGTGGCCTACTAAAGactatatatgcatacatatacgtTATGGATATCGCGTGATATTGTTATATATGGCTAAACACGTACAAATTAGATTGCTTATGAACAAggcaaaaatacaaatgcataaTACGCAGAGGCTTTTCTCTCTATAATGCACAAAGTCTCCTTACCGCAAGGATCATttcgatttatatatatatatatattactgTGCGTTCAAGTCTTAACGAGTAAACAGTAACACCTAATGACTCTGACCACGTTTCCCTTGCGCGTCCTCTCTACTCAATCTCATCTAGTCCGAGGACTTCCAATTTGTGGGCGGTGGCGGCGCTGGCACCGTTGGCCTCTTGGGCGTTTGAAACGAGTTCGGAGAGATGGGTGTCGTGACTTGTGGCTGAGCttgctgctgattttgatCTGCAGCCGTAGCAGGCGGATCGTGGTTGtgattgttttcctttgccgtCGACGATCCCTCCCGCGTTCCGTTCGTCTCGCCATTCTCCTGGCGCAGCTTGTCGAGAAAATGCTCCGTTTTAAATCGCACACTGCCATTGCCATTATCAATTGTTGcctgagtgggcgtggtacCGCCCTCATCGTCGCTCTTTCCATCTGCCTTAGGCGCTCCCACGCCCAGCACAGTGGGTCGCTTGGGCAGCAGAGGCTTCTGCGGCACATCTGGCTTCAGCTTGAAGCTGCCAATGCTGTCGGTGCTCTTGCGATCGGCCGTTGGAGAGGGCAGGTTGTCCAGCCCGAAGAACTGTGTCCGCGTCATCGGAACAGGCTTGGCTGGCGTTACAggcggcggtggcagtggTTCCAGCTGCGTCTGCGTCGGCTGACTAGCAGCTGGCGATTGAAACTGCGGCAGATTCGGCAGCGGTGGCTTGGCGGGCTTCTCCTGCTTTTCCGGCGTCTGCTGCGGGAACAGCTCCTTTGCATGTGGTCGGTGCGAAGTCTGTGATGTGGTCATAATTGTGCCGTTTCCATTGGTGGTGGGAGGAGAAGGTGCATTAGCTTTTTGCCTGCGCAATGTACCATAGCGTGGACTCTCCATGACTTctataaatggaaatggatcgTTAAATATGATATGAGCTTTATTATAATTACATTATAAAATGATATCTATATTTCATACTTTTAAAagaatttactttaaaatcGAATATGCCAATGTACAAGatctttaaaatttcaaaCGAGTCAAAAGATTTGGTATTagtcaaataaaatgtataatagtTATTCCAATGACACCATGAACTTCCAAAAGTACAATACTAAATTTGGTTCCAATccattttattaaacaaaatattaccACTAATATTGCACTTTAACAGCTTCTAGGTACGtaagaaaacattttgaaaaataaaataaggcaCAGGAAAATACTAAGCGTGGAATTGTTAAAATTATAAGAGGAAAGAGTCGTCATAGGTCGAATACTGTATAGTGGCCCCTGTCATAGATGCCCGACTGTGCAGTATGCTTACCACTGTCGTTTCTATCCAGGTTCTCGTTCGAGGAGTTGGATTTGCTCTTGCCCTCGACGAAGAGCTTTTGCTTCTGCAGGGTCACATAGAACTCGACTTCGCCGGTGAAGAAGTAGTCCCACTGGCTGATTAGCAGCTCAACAATGATGTTGGCTGCCGAGGAGCTGTTCACCTGACCAATGTAGTCGGCCGGAGCGTTGCTGCTCTTGTCGATGCGTGGCCACAGCATGTTCGGTGACATCACGATGGCCAGGTTCTGCGAGCTCATCTTGTTGAGCGCCGAGCGCTGCTGCACGATGGACAGGAAGCGGGTGAGGTAGCGCAGGTTCGCGTAGTTCTCCTTGGGCAGCTTGGTCAGAATGGCCTTAATCTCCGTCTTGCGCTCGGCCTCGCTGTGCCTCTCAGCGATCCGGATGAAGTCCTTGTACAGGTTGTAGGTGAGCAGCGGCTCGGGCAGCTCACGCAAGTACAGCTTGAGTATGGAACCAATGACATGGGGATCCTGGTAGTCCAGCGGAAGCGGTGTCTTTACATGCTGCGCCTCCAGGGCGTGCTTCATGCGCCTCAATTTCGTGCTCGCGCAGCCCACGCGCAGCAgaccctcctcctccaggcCGTGTTCTAacagacagcagcagcacagctCCACAATGTAGGAGATCTCGCGGTTGGTGGACGTCAGGTGCTCCTTGAGCGAGGTGCCAAAGCGGGACTTCTCTGTGCCCTGGATAGTGTCCTGGATGCGGGCCAGCGAGGCGTTTACGTGCTGCAGAGCGCGCTCGTGATAGTTTCTTTGGTTGAGTACATAGTCCCGGATGCAGCTAACGATCTCGTCCTCTTTGGCAATCAGCTCCAGCATCTGGGCCGCCCAGGCATCGCgctccttctccagcttcaGCTCGCACTCCTCCTGCTGGCTCTTGATGTGGTTAACCTTGGCCGCTGGTTCCTCCAGACGGATTGCCGCCTGCGAGAGTAAAGCAAAGCACTGATTAGCCCGTGTCAGATAAGAACCAATGTCATGGACATCGTCACATTTCGAAAGGAGCAAAGTTCAAGCGCCAAAGTATCTTATCTCAAAATAGTTTTCCAAATGACTCATGGAAGATGCCTGCAGAGGAAAGTTTTGCGgctcatttaaaaatagatcGACCTCTACCGCAGCCCA
Protein-coding sequences here:
- the LOC6727400 gene encoding rho GTPase-activating protein 92B is translated as MKRQFAKIKIAAENLSRSSKSDSKDSELEAIERQVDRYRDTIEKIVRKLPALSGGGGSGSGSSEEQDKRTKKNSHYKIAQALDESAKELPKDMPLQKVLANCGELEKTMAECIIESELETEAKVVRRLKNILDKEIQEISTLKRNVSRTLQEYTSLKRSHEAAIRLEEPAAKVNHIKSQQEECELKLEKERDAWAAQMLELIAKEDEIVSCIRDYVLNQRNYHERALQHVNASLARIQDTIQGTEKSRFGTSLKEHLTSTNREISYIVELCCCCLLEHGLEEEGLLRVGCASTKLRRMKHALEAQHVKTPLPLDYQDPHVIGSILKLYLRELPEPLLTYNLYKDFIRIAERHSEAERKTEIKAILTKLPKENYANLRYLTRFLSIVQQRSALNKMSSQNLAIVMSPNMLWPRIDKSSNAPADYIGQVNSSSAANIIVELLISQWDYFFTGEVEFYVTLQKQKLFVEGKSKSNSSNENLDRNDSEVMESPRYGTLRRQKANAPSPPTTNGNGTIMTTSQTSHRPHAKELFPQQTPEKQEKPAKPPLPNLPQFQSPAASQPTQTQLEPLPPPPVTPAKPVPMTRTQFFGLDNLPSPTADRKSTDSIGSFKLKPDVPQKPLLPKRPTVLGVGAPKADGKSDDEGGTTPTQATIDNGNGSVRFKTEHFLDKLRQENGETNGTREGSSTAKENNHNHDPPATAADQNQQQAQPQVTTPISPNSFQTPKRPTVPAPPPPTNWKSSD